TTCAGGTGGACCTTTATCAGAAAAAATGATATTTACAATGATGACAGCAGATGGTGGAGATCCTAAAAAAGTAAAATTAATAGATGTAGGTTTTGAATTATTAACATCTCTAATGACTAAAAAAGTTGACGCTATATTTGGAGGACTTGTAACCCATGAGGTTCCTCTTCTAGAAGAAAAAGGCTATAAAGTTAATTATTTTTTCCCAAGGGATTTTGGAGTTCCTGAATACCCAGAAACATTAATAATTGCAAATAATGAGTTAATAGAAAAAAGAGGAGATATTTATAGTAAATTTTTAAAGGCAACAAGAAAAGGTTTTGAATATGCAAAGGGCAATCCAGAGGAGGCTGTTCAAATTCTTTTGTCTAACCAAGCAGCAGATCAATTTCCTTTAAATGAAAATGTAGAAAGAATTGCAACGAAAAAATATATTGAAATTATGGAAAAATTTGGACCATTTTTATCAATAGACAAGGAAGTTTTTCAAAAAAATGTTGATTGGTTATATGAGAAAGGGTTTATAAAAAGAAAAGAAAAACTTGAAAATTTATATAAAAGCTTGATTAATTAAGAAAAAGATAATAAAATAGAAAAAGGGGAGAGGGCAAGTGAAAAAAATTAAATTATTAGTATTGTGTATGTTAATATTTATTGTTGGGTGTGGGAGCAAAAAAGTTAAGGAAAAAGAATTGACAAATGTTTCCATAGTTTTGGATTGGTATCCAAATGCTATTCATAGTTTGTTTTACGTTGCAATGGAAAAGGGTTATTTTGAAGATGAAGGAATTAAATTAGATATAAAATATCCTGCTAATGTGTCAGATCCAATAGCATTACCAGCAGCTGGAAAAGCTGATTTTGGATTATTTTATCCTCAACAAATGATAATGGCAAAAACTCAAGAAGATATTCCAATAGTTGCAATTGGAGCATTAACTCAAGGACCTTTAAATGTAGTAGTGGCTCCAAAGGAAACTGGAATAACTAGACCAAGAGATTTAGAAGGGAAAACAATTGGATATTCTGATGGACCTCTAACAGAGGATATATTAAAAACAATGGTGGCAGAGGACGGAGGAGATATTTCCAAAGTTAAAGTTTTAGATGTTGGCTTTGATTTATTATCTTCTATGATAACTAAAAGAGTTGATGCTACTTTAGGGTGCTTTGTAAATCATGAAGTTCCAGTTATGAAGGAAAAAGGTGTAGATGTAAATTATTTCTACCCAACAGATTTTGGTGTACCTTATTATAATGAACTATTAATAGTTGCAAATTCTAAAAAAGTTAAAGAAAATAGAAAATTATATATAGGATTTTTAAGAGCTTGTGAAAAAGGATTTAGAGATGTTAAAAATAATCCAAAAGAAGCTCTAGATATACTTTTAGCAAATCAAGAGGCAGACCAATTTCCATTAACTAGAGGAATAGAAAAACAAAGTCTAGAAACTTTGATTCCGATTATGGAAAAAGACAACGCTCCTTTTTTAGACCAAAGGGAAGAAATGTGGGAAGAAAATATAGAATGGCTATATGATAAAAAAATAACTAACAAAAAAATTAATGCAAATGACATGTTTATAAATTTATATAAAGAAATATAAGTTATTTGATTTAATTTGATAAAAAAAGGAAAGTGATATTTTTGGAAGAAAGATTATATAAAAAAGAAGAGGTATTAGAAGCTTATTTGGGAACACCTGATAAATATGATTGGTATAAGCATGCTTTTGATAAATATGAAATTAATGGTGTTGAAAAATTTGCTTGGAATTGGTCATGGTATTCATTTTTCTTTGGATATATATATTTAGTTTATAGAAAATGTTATATTGAAGCTATATTGTTGTGGGTAGCTCAGATGATTATTGCAGGTTTATTTGGAATAACTGGAATAGTTGTTATGATTTTATGTGGGGGAC
The sequence above is drawn from the Fusobacterium sp. IOR10 genome and encodes:
- a CDS encoding ABC transporter substrate-binding protein, with translation MKFKHLLIILLIVIFSGCGNKSSENKGIDNLETIDLVLDWYPTSSSVPIYVALKKGYYKEEGIKLNIHLPSGVSDPLALVAAKKADLGYYYIHNTIISIVNDNIPVKAIATTLQGSVNTVMSLKESNITRPKDLEGKTIGYSGGPLSEKMIFTMMTADGGDPKKVKLIDVGFELLTSLMTKKVDAIFGGLVTHEVPLLEEKGYKVNYFFPRDFGVPEYPETLIIANNELIEKRGDIYSKFLKATRKGFEYAKGNPEEAVQILLSNQAADQFPLNENVERIATKKYIEIMEKFGPFLSIDKEVFQKNVDWLYEKGFIKRKEKLENLYKSLIN
- a CDS encoding DUF2628 domain-containing protein, whose protein sequence is MEERLYKKEEVLEAYLGTPDKYDWYKHAFDKYEINGVEKFAWNWSWYSFFFGYIYLVYRKCYIEAILLWVAQMIIAGLFGITGIVVMILCGGLLPYLVYKRYKKISMEVENIDGNYIKKLETMKELGGVNIIARNIMIGIFVISIFSILGLMTFLAAVL
- a CDS encoding ABC transporter substrate-binding protein, encoding MKKIKLLVLCMLIFIVGCGSKKVKEKELTNVSIVLDWYPNAIHSLFYVAMEKGYFEDEGIKLDIKYPANVSDPIALPAAGKADFGLFYPQQMIMAKTQEDIPIVAIGALTQGPLNVVVAPKETGITRPRDLEGKTIGYSDGPLTEDILKTMVAEDGGDISKVKVLDVGFDLLSSMITKRVDATLGCFVNHEVPVMKEKGVDVNYFYPTDFGVPYYNELLIVANSKKVKENRKLYIGFLRACEKGFRDVKNNPKEALDILLANQEADQFPLTRGIEKQSLETLIPIMEKDNAPFLDQREEMWEENIEWLYDKKITNKKINANDMFINLYKEI